Proteins from a genomic interval of Antedon mediterranea chromosome 5, ecAntMedi1.1, whole genome shotgun sequence:
- the LOC140048768 gene encoding inhibitor of growth protein 1-like, translating into MLQQVSVESSRMTAFVENYLDCIESLPNDLQRHVTQMREIDYGYQAILNEIKQVYQKMTAGNVDNNQLKRYIYQLKRALIRSQELGDEKLQVASTLVDLVENRARQIQVDREHLECLEKPPVLPEQNKPKKDHKNHHTVDKPLKRSQRQKAAMEAKKDDDKPAKKKKKSKQRGDIGPSPQFDMPVDPDEPRYCLCNQVSYGEMVGCDNKDCPFEWFHFGCVGLHSKPKGKWYCPKCVPEFKKK; encoded by the exons ATGCTCCAGCAAGTTTCTGTAGAAAGTTCAAGAATGACAGCTTTTGTGGAGAATTATCTTGATTGTATTGAATCTTTACCAAATGATTTGCAAAGGCATGTCACACAAATGAGAGAAATCGATTATGGATACCAAG ccattttaaatgaaataaaacaagtttACCAAAAAATGACCGCTGGAAATGTTGACAACAACCAGTTAAAACGGTACATTTATCAGCTAAAACGAGCCCTCATAAGAAGTCAGGAACTCGGTGATGAGAAACTTCAAGTGGCGTCAACGTTAGTTGATCTGGTCGAAAACCGAGCAAGGCAGATACAAGTTGATCGAGAACATCTTGAATGTTTGGAGAAACCGCCTGTTCTGCCAGAACAAAACAAGCCGAAGAAGGACCATAAAAATCACCATACGGTTGATAAACCACTCAAGCGTTCTCAACGTCAGAAAGCGGCTATGGAAGctaaaaaagatgatgataagCCGGctaagaagaagaaaaaatcgAAACAAAGAGGCGACATTGGTCCGTCACCCCAATTCGATATGCCAGTTGATCCGGATGAGCCACGTTACTGTCTTTGCAACCAAGTATCGTACGGTGAAATGGTCGGTTGCGATAATAAGGACTGTCCATTTGAATGGTTTCATTTTGGTTGCGTTGGGTTACATTCTAAACCCAAAGGCAAATGGTATTGTCCAAAATGTGTTCCTGAATtcaagaaaaaataa